TGGCCCGGGACATACCATCAAGGGTGAATTCGCAGCCAACGGCGTTGAAAATAACCTGAAGCACAAAAGAGGTGTGCTGTCCATGGCGCGCTCAGCGAGCCCGGATTCTGCCGGCTCTCAGTTCTTTATCATGGTCGAGAACGCACCACACCTCGACGGCCAGTACGCAGCCTTTGGCGCTGTGACAGAAGGCATGGAAGCAGCGGACGAAATCGTCAATGCAGACCGTGACTACATGGATAAACCTTATGAAGACCAGGTAATGAAACGGGTTTACGTGATCGAAGAGTAAACACCGTGTTCAAATAAACGAAAAGGAAGTGATCTTATGACCAAGTACTGCCCAAATTGTTATGTCGGTATTGACCCGGAGGATAAGGTATGTTCCAATTGTGGAACAGAGCTGAAACCAGACGAAACAAAAATGGCCGAAGCATTCCCGGCAGAAGACCCGGGCGATGCGGCAGATGTATTTGCCGCCAAGATTGAAAACACAAACTGTGATACGCTGGAGGATGAAAAAACAGCCGGAACCGGAGAAGAAGAAAATTCATCCGACGCAGCCGATGTGGTCATTGCATCCATGATTGACGATAATAGCTGCGATGAGAACGCAGAGCCGGAAACAGCAGAGCTGGCACCGGCAACGGCGGATTATAAAAATGCCTTTGAGAATGAGCCCGAACGCCCAGAGCCCGTGCGTCCGGCAGCAGAAGGCCCGGCAGCGAAAATAATGGGCCTTGGCGAGTGGTTGCTCACTTTGTTTCTCGTCTGCATTCCAATCGTCAACCTTATTATGCTGATCTATTGGAGCGCAGCCAACGACATCGACCCAAACAAGAAAAATTACGCGAGGGCACAGCTGATCATTATGGCCATTGGTGTGGTCATT
The DNA window shown above is from Eubacterium limosum and carries:
- a CDS encoding peptidylprolyl isomerase; translation: MSEKNPVVGIELANGKTIKVELYPDVAPISVENFLNLVKDGFYDGLIFHRVIPGFMIQGGCPSGTGTGGPGHTIKGEFAANGVENNLKHKRGVLSMARSASPDSAGSQFFIMVENAPHLDGQYAAFGAVTEGMEAADEIVNADRDYMDKPYEDQVMKRVYVIEE
- a CDS encoding zinc-ribbon domain-containing protein: MTKYCPNCYVGIDPEDKVCSNCGTELKPDETKMAEAFPAEDPGDAADVFAAKIENTNCDTLEDEKTAGTGEEENSSDAADVVIASMIDDNSCDENAEPETAELAPATADYKNAFENEPERPEPVRPAAEGPAAKIMGLGEWLLTLFLVCIPIVNLIMLIYWSAANDIDPNKKNYARAQLIIMAIGVVISFMFFGSIVAMILAFGNYYYY